Genomic segment of Falco cherrug isolate bFalChe1 chromosome W, bFalChe1.pri, whole genome shotgun sequence:
GGCTGCCTCCACATCACAGCTCCTGGTGGCCTGCAAGGTGAAGGCTGACCGTGACTCAGAGGCCATGAACTGGCTCCAGGTGAGTCCCAGGCTgacctccagccccagctgcctcctcctggTTACTTGAGAGGTGGTTGGGAGTGGGGTGAGGGCACGTGGGACTTCAGGATGGGGCCCTCCACAACAGATGTGTCTCCCCAAGGCTCATGCTCCCTAACTGTGTGTATCAGTGGGGAGCTTGTTGGGGTGCATGCTCCAGATAGCTTGGACTTTACTGCTACTGCATGCTGGGCATATGTGCGATGCTAGGCTGCTGAGCTTAGGGGCATTCAGGGCTGATGAACTGGCATGGAAATGCCTGAAATGTGTGCACTGGATCCCTGGTATTCAAGAGGTTAATGTTTGGGGGGCATGTTTTGTAGCACTCAATCCTCAGAGGCCATGGCACACAAGAGGTTAATACCTACATGTTGGGAGGTTAATGCATGGTTCCAGCAATGGTTCCTCAGGGCGAAGGGCTGGAGGGTCAGCAGGGCTGCCCCCCAGTCCCTGCCCCCCAGCTCAGACAGGAGCTAGAGCCCAGCTGGGAACAGCAGTGCCTGACATGGTCATGAGTGGGTAGTAGTAGTGCAGCAGCAAGCCAtgtgcaggggtcctcaaactacggcccgaGGGttggatacagccccccagagtcctcaatccggcccccggtatttacagaaccctccccccccgctggggggggaaaccaagcagctgcagatgacctcctgccacttcaccTGCTCGCCggccggccccctgtttaaaaagtttgaggacccctggtgtaAAGGaatccctgcctgcagctcccagcatgccctcCTGCTTGCCAGTCTGATCTGAGGCAGGGGTTCCTTCTCATCCCCCCAGGCGGCTGTTgggccctggggctgggacttaggctgctgctccctctcttccctgctgcaggctgccggCTATGCAGTGAAGAGAGCATCAGACAATCTGGTGaaggcagcacaaaaagcaGCTGCCTTCCAGGATCATGATGAGACAGTGGTGGTGAAGGAGAAGATGGTTGGGAGAATTGCACAGGTGAGGAGTGGGGCCGCTCTCAATGGAGCAGAGGTGGCTCTGGCTGTCTGCCACCACAGCCTATGTGCTCCTGTCTCAGGAGCATGTCCTACCACCCACTGGCACAGGGCACATCTCTGTAGAGCCTCAAAAAAATGGTGCAGATGCACCCTTCCCACCCAGTGCCAATTCAGTGCTGTGGCTTTATCCTTGTACTGCTGTGTGTAGCAGCAGGCACAGCCGGTGACCATGCATGCTCCCAGGAGCATAATGCCCTGGCTTCTCCTTGGCATGGTGCCTTCACTATCCTTGTGTCCAGGACACGTGAAGGGCAGAGCATTTGGTAAGGGGTGAGAGCTGCCTGGTATGGGCTGCCACATATCCCAGCACTGCCTCCCAGCCACGGGCTTGCAGCTGAGACCCTCCCCAGAgtgtgtggggctgagccccaggagctctgctgctccccatTATCTCTGGAGGACTGCAGTCCCACTGTAGGGACAGTAGCCCTCATGCCTGGGGCTATGCCAGCCTAGGGAGACTGTGGCTGTGatgggggaaaagcagcagcccaaGAGCCCAACTCTGGGCTCAGCATTGCCACAGCGGAGGCTCTGGCCATCCCCAATGGAGACAGTTGTGACCCTAGAGTGCTCGCCATGCTCTTCTGGCAGATCATCACTGCCCAAGAGAAAATGCTGCGCAAGGAGCAGGAGTTGGAGGAGGCGTGGAAAAAGCTGGCCATGATCCGGCAGCAGCAGTACAAATTCCCGCCCTTGGAGCTGCAGAATGAAGAGCAGAACTGAGTCCTGCACCCTTCCACCACTTACCACACAGACTGCTGCCTACCCACTCCTATTTAAGACAACCTTCCTCAAACAAAGGGCTGCCTGGGCTAGACCAGAGCTCTGCCCGCACCCAGAGTGCTAGGACTAACCTAGTCACCACTCATTGGCACTGCACCAGCAACTGTGCTTTGCCACCCAGCCCACCTTCCCATGCACACCTAGGGCATGGCCAGAGCACCTCAAGGGGCCTAACTGGAgtgagagctggggctgtgccagctcAGAGCTCACCCACCAGACCCAgaggctggggggctggagaGCTCCCCAGCATGGGGAATGTTTCCATGTGCATTCATCATTCCCActtgtgttcctttcttctctctcctctgcatGGGAGGGGAGAGGCGGGCAGCTTGCCCTCTGTGCAATGGGGTGCAGGGAGCAGCGTGGTCCTTCACTGAGCTCTTGCATGGAGCTGCCTTTCACCTCCAGTGCCCTATTGCTGGCTAaatctccctcttcctccccagcttccctgggaGACATcaagcatgcacacacacacacaccatgaACATCTTCTTCAGCCTGGGCCCCTCCTGGGAGGTCTGGAAGCTGCACTGCCTCTACTCAGGGTGGGGGAATGCAATGGGTTTGCCCCTGGAGCTGCTCTTTGCCTTCCCACCGGGCTTTTCCCCCTTGtggccc
This window contains:
- the LOC129734616 gene encoding LOW QUALITY PROTEIN: talin-1-like (The sequence of the model RefSeq protein was modified relative to this genomic sequence to represent the inferred CDS: inserted 1 base in 1 codon); amino-acid sequence: MVAAATNNLCEATNAAVQGHASKEKXKQVAASTSQLLVACKVKADRDSEAMNWLQAAGYAVKRASDNLVKAAQKAAAFQDHDETVVVKEKMVGRIAQIITAQEKMLRKEQELEEAWKKLAMIRQQQYKFPPLELQNEEQN